From a single Apium graveolens cultivar Ventura chromosome 2, ASM990537v1, whole genome shotgun sequence genomic region:
- the LOC141696459 gene encoding uncharacterized protein LOC141696459, whose translation MIIANLNKIRVNQDSFCGDSSRSGSDVGISVVTNVFESVDQGYQFYNTYAHLGGFSIRKITEKLDDAGHHFLLSSREMTTSLRNICYNGAKVNIGVSKSFSFAKEMYGRYANDKSKSLYYSYDVESDGRPTALFWADSIGRRNFELYGDAISFDAIFDTNRYNLIFAPFTGVDKHDICVTFASCLLSHESVADYSWAFGHLVKAMGRNHVLIITDQCPAMKVSVRDIFSNVNGLVLSKHRLCMCLEEILASCLEMQIKRMSEEVDSVTHFEIRDVRVKDKLFKVSVSMNHEVCSCKKFVMCGIVCRHAFCGLKQIRVTKFSRSPILNCWMQTADSGTSLNFDMVTSDYFKMEQVSLKLTTIWFDFCQAVDKAVVEMDRLEHVHSTIKKLNTVFDAYDGSIVSFKKKDHIAAMVGQQPEGEVNILPPNVCKNKGNYFKMMMNDREKAINKSNKRSRKCALCRATTHDARRCIKRKKASVE comes from the exons ATGATTATAGCTAATTTGAATAAAATTAGAGTTAATCAAG ATTCATTTTGTGGAGATTCTTCTAGGAGTGGCAGTGATGTTGGTATTAGTGTTGTTACTAAT GTTTTTGAGAGTGTAGATCAAGGTTATCAGTTTTATAATACTTATGCTCATTTAGGTGGTTTTAGCATTCGCAAAATAACTGAAAAGCTAGATGATGCCG GTCATCATTTTTTGCTATCTAGTCGTGAGATGACTACTAGTTTGAGGAATATCTGTTATAATGGTGCAAAGGTGAATATTGGTGTTAGTAAGTCATTTAGTTTTGCCAAGGAAATGTATGGTAGATATGCTAAT GATAAATCTAAATCCTTATATTATTCTTATGATGTTGAATCTGATGGTCGTCCCACAGCGCTATTTTGGGCTGATTCTATTGGTCGTAGGAATTTTGAATTGTATGGTGATGCAATATCATTTGATGCAATATTTGATACAAATAG GTATAATTTGATTTTTGCACCATTTACTGGCGTTGACAAACACGACATATGTGTAACTTTTGCATCATGTCTTCTTTCACATGAGAGTGTTGCTGATTACAGTTGGGCTTTTGGTCATCTTGTAAAGGCAATGGGAAGGAATCATGTTTTGATTATTACTGATCAATGTCCTGCTATGAAGGTGTCTGTGCGTGATATATTTTCTAATGTTAACGGTCTTGTTCTTAGTAAGCATCGTTTATGCATGTG CTTG gAAGAAATCCTCGCTTCTTGTTTGGAAATGCAAATTAAGCGTATGAGTGAAGAAGTTGATAGTGTTACTCATTTTGAAATCAGGGATGTGAGGGTAAAAGACAAACTTTTTAAG GTTTCTGTTAGTATGAACCATGAGGTGTGTTCTTGCAAGAAATTTGTGATGTGTGGTATTGTTTGCAGACATGCATTTTGTGGTTTGAAACAAATTAGGGTTACCAAATTTTCAAGAAGCCCTATTCTTAATTGTTGGATGCAAACTGCTGATAGTGGAACTTCATTGAATTTCGATATGGTAACCAGTGATTATTTTAAGATGGAACAAGTATCTTTAAAACTGACCACAATTTGGTTTGATTTTTGCCAAGCAGTTGACAAGGCTGTGGTAGAAATGGATAGACTTGAGCATGTACATAGCACTATAAAGAAGTTAAATACAGTGTTTGATGCTTATGATGGATCTATTGTCAGTTTTAAGAAAAAGGATCATATTGCTGCAATGGTCGGTCAGCAACCTGAAGGAGAAGTGAACATTCTTCCACCTAATGTTTGTAAGAACAAAGGAAACTACTTTAAGATGATGATGAATGATAGGGAAAAAGCAATTAACAAATCGAATAAAAGAAGTCGGAAGTGTGCACTATGTCGCGCAACAACTCATGATGCAAGAAGATGTATAAAAAGGAAGAAAGCCAGTGTTGAATAA